In Coriobacteriaceae bacterium, a single window of DNA contains:
- a CDS encoding transglutaminase-like domain-containing protein: MAVINVLPSDGKVIDEGPVGCSVDVCSDDFRHLDIGLPPEILRLKDAGYLTQAVAACDRLLEQNPEPSLAACVRAERYRMLETPLHFSVSRDRAIAMIREEWPEFTEEQFDDLINRKRIDWRFIDGELFVLDNFLDSLRVYPREVPGLRPDSTDGIALRNQMLKEMESQNGLSRLITLKASVSVPGALEGETVRAWLPVAAACRQQSHVEVLDMTSEGTVASENVSARTVSWTSSTEHSFSVTYRYHIDAAYCDIYGGALPSHPCMDAPLPEDTSEDRPHIAFTPYLRQVTERVIDGLEDPLDRARAIYDYLTQHIDYRYQPPYLLLGSIADDCAHSLRGDCGVMALTFITMCRIAGVPARWQSGLYVAPDSVGSHDWAEFYTPQTGWLNADVSFGSSARRMGEEWRRRHYFGNLDPWRMVANNRFQAEFEPSFDGMREDPYDNQMGEASVGGRGCRQREMLRTVELIEMLEVPFSD; the protein is encoded by the coding sequence ATGGCTGTTATTAATGTGCTGCCTTCGGATGGGAAGGTTATTGACGAGGGTCCTGTTGGCTGCTCTGTTGATGTTTGCAGTGATGATTTTCGCCATCTCGATATTGGACTGCCACCCGAGATTCTTCGTCTTAAGGATGCCGGGTATTTGACGCAGGCTGTTGCTGCCTGCGATCGCCTTTTGGAGCAGAACCCTGAGCCTTCGCTGGCTGCTTGTGTTCGTGCAGAGCGGTATCGCATGCTCGAGACGCCGCTTCATTTTTCGGTGTCGCGTGATCGGGCCATTGCGATGATTCGCGAGGAGTGGCCTGAGTTTACCGAAGAGCAGTTTGATGACCTGATTAATCGTAAGCGAATTGACTGGCGCTTTATCGATGGCGAGCTGTTTGTTCTCGATAACTTCCTCGATTCGCTTCGCGTGTACCCCAGGGAGGTTCCGGGTCTGCGTCCCGATTCTACGGACGGAATTGCGCTTCGCAACCAGATGCTCAAGGAGATGGAGTCGCAAAACGGGTTGAGTCGCCTCATCACGCTTAAGGCGTCCGTGTCTGTCCCTGGGGCTCTGGAGGGAGAGACTGTTCGCGCGTGGCTGCCCGTTGCCGCCGCCTGTCGCCAACAGTCTCATGTCGAGGTTCTCGATATGACGTCGGAGGGCACTGTTGCCTCTGAGAACGTTTCGGCTCGTACTGTCTCCTGGACATCTTCGACTGAACATTCATTTTCGGTGACCTATCGTTATCACATCGATGCCGCCTATTGCGATATCTATGGTGGCGCGCTCCCATCGCATCCCTGTATGGACGCGCCCCTGCCCGAGGACACCTCCGAGGACCGTCCGCACATTGCGTTTACGCCGTATCTGCGACAGGTGACGGAGCGTGTTATTGACGGACTCGAGGATCCGCTCGATCGCGCCCGTGCTATCTATGATTACCTGACGCAGCATATCGACTATCGCTATCAGCCGCCGTACTTGCTTTTGGGATCTATTGCCGATGACTGCGCGCATTCGCTCCGCGGCGATTGCGGCGTTATGGCGCTCACGTTTATCACCATGTGCCGTATCGCGGGCGTGCCCGCCCGTTGGCAGAGCGGCCTGTACGTTGCGCCCGATTCGGTGGGGTCGCACGACTGGGCAGAGTTCTATACGCCGCAGACCGGTTGGCTCAACGCCGATGTGTCATTTGGATCTTCTGCTCGCAGGATGGGGGAGGAGTGGCGCCGCCGTCACTACTTTGGCAATCTCGACCCGTGGCGTATGGTGGCCAACAATCGATTCCAGGCAGAGTTTGAGCCCTCTTTCGACGGCATGCGCGAGGACCCTTACGATAACCAGATGGGTGAGGCTTCGGTCGGCGGTCGCGGATGCCGTCAGCGTGAGATGCTCCGCACGGTCGAACTCATCGAAATGCTCGAAGTTCCATTTTCGGACTAA
- a CDS encoding glycoside hydrolase family 1 protein: MGVFPKDFLWGGATAANQFEGAWDVDGKGPSCMDMATNGNHHHPREITPELDPNKLYPCHDGVDFYHHYKEDIALLAEMGFKVFRFSMNWPRVFPTGFEDEPNAAGLAFYDCVMDECHKYGIEPLVTLSHYEMPFAMCQKVDGWASREAIDCYVKYAKTVMEHFKGKCRYWLTFNEINCGMMSLGNYMSLGILNPGSFDLRHQKDDPQKRLQALHHQFVASALAVKAGHEIDPDNKMGCMIAYMLAYPLTPNPADVELARERNQYRNYYCSDVQVRGEYPYFAQRIWDEEGVTLDITDEDRKILKEGTVDFYTHSYYQSQCASTDPAEETSGNLLGGAKNPYLKETAWEWPIDPMGLRIMLNQVYERYQIPIMVVENGLGCCDEVNPDGSIDDDYRIEYLRDHIKAMAEAIKDGVEVWGYTPWGCIDLVSNADGEMAKRYGFVYVDKHDDGTGTMERSRKKSFYWYKKVIETNGEEL, encoded by the coding sequence ATGGGTGTTTTTCCAAAAGACTTTCTTTGGGGCGGCGCGACTGCTGCCAATCAGTTCGAGGGAGCCTGGGACGTAGACGGCAAGGGTCCGAGTTGCATGGATATGGCCACTAACGGCAACCATCACCACCCGCGCGAGATCACGCCCGAGCTCGACCCCAACAAGCTCTATCCCTGTCACGATGGTGTCGATTTCTACCATCACTACAAAGAGGACATCGCCTTGCTCGCCGAGATGGGATTCAAGGTCTTTCGTTTCTCGATGAACTGGCCTCGCGTCTTCCCAACGGGATTCGAAGATGAGCCCAACGCGGCTGGCCTTGCGTTTTACGATTGCGTGATGGACGAGTGCCATAAGTACGGCATCGAACCGCTCGTGACGCTGAGTCATTACGAGATGCCTTTTGCCATGTGCCAGAAAGTCGATGGCTGGGCTTCGCGCGAGGCTATTGACTGCTACGTGAAGTATGCCAAGACCGTCATGGAGCATTTCAAGGGCAAGTGTCGCTACTGGCTCACGTTCAACGAGATCAATTGCGGCATGATGTCCCTTGGCAACTACATGAGTCTCGGCATTCTGAATCCGGGCTCCTTTGACCTTCGCCATCAGAAAGATGACCCGCAGAAGCGTTTGCAGGCGCTGCACCATCAGTTTGTCGCAAGTGCTCTTGCGGTCAAGGCGGGGCACGAGATCGACCCCGACAACAAGATGGGTTGTATGATTGCCTACATGCTGGCCTATCCGCTCACGCCCAATCCTGCGGACGTCGAGCTTGCCCGCGAGCGTAACCAGTATCGCAACTACTACTGTTCAGATGTCCAAGTGCGCGGCGAGTACCCCTACTTTGCCCAGCGCATCTGGGACGAGGAGGGCGTGACGCTCGATATCACCGACGAGGACCGTAAGATTCTCAAAGAGGGTACGGTCGATTTCTATACGCACAGCTACTATCAGAGCCAGTGCGCAAGCACTGACCCTGCCGAGGAGACGAGCGGTAACCTTCTCGGGGGCGCCAAGAATCCTTACCTCAAGGAGACTGCATGGGAGTGGCCAATCGACCCTATGGGTCTGCGTATCATGCTCAACCAGGTGTACGAGCGCTATCAAATTCCCATTATGGTGGTTGAGAACGGCCTCGGCTGCTGCGACGAGGTCAATCCGGATGGATCCATCGACGACGACTATCGTATCGAGTACTTGCGCGATCACATCAAGGCCATGGCCGAGGCCATCAAGGATGGTGTTGAGGTCTGGGGCTACACGCCTTGGGGCTGCATCGACCTGGTGAGCAATGCCGATGGAGAGATGGCCAAGCGCTACGGGTTTGTTTATGTCGATAAGCACGATGACGGCACCGGTACTATGGAGCGCTCGCGTAAAAAGAGCTTCTACTGGTACAAGAAGGTTATTGAGACCAACGGCGAGGAGCTGTAA
- the fba gene encoding class II fructose-1,6-bisphosphate aldolase → MLVNAADMLKKAEAGKYALGAFNTNNLEWTLAILQAAEEAKSPLILQCTAGAAKWMGGFKVCADMVKAAVEATGVTVPVALHLDHGSYEDCFKCIEAGFTSIMYDGSHEETFQLNLDRTKELVELAHSKGMSIEAEVGGIGGTEDGVTSSGELADPAECKQIADLGVDFLACGIGNIHGVYPADWAGLSFERLGEIKAQTGDLPLVLHGGTGIPEDQIKKAISLGISKINVNTDLQLVFAKGVREYIEAGKDQQGKGFDPRKLLKPGRDNIVARTKELMEEFGSVNKA, encoded by the coding sequence ATGCTCGTCAACGCAGCAGACATGCTCAAGAAGGCCGAGGCCGGCAAGTACGCTCTCGGTGCCTTCAACACCAACAACCTCGAGTGGACCCTGGCTATTCTCCAGGCCGCCGAGGAGGCCAAGTCTCCGCTGATCCTTCAGTGCACCGCTGGTGCCGCTAAGTGGATGGGCGGTTTCAAGGTCTGCGCCGACATGGTCAAGGCTGCCGTCGAGGCCACGGGCGTTACCGTTCCCGTCGCCCTTCACCTCGATCACGGTTCTTACGAGGACTGCTTCAAGTGCATCGAGGCCGGCTTCACGTCCATCATGTATGACGGCTCTCACGAGGAGACCTTCCAGCTTAACCTCGACCGCACCAAGGAGCTCGTTGAGCTTGCCCACTCCAAGGGCATGTCCATCGAGGCCGAGGTTGGCGGCATCGGCGGCACCGAGGACGGCGTGACCTCCAGCGGCGAGCTCGCTGATCCTGCTGAGTGCAAGCAGATCGCTGACCTGGGCGTCGACTTCCTCGCCTGCGGCATCGGCAACATCCACGGCGTGTATCCCGCCGACTGGGCTGGCCTTTCCTTCGAGCGTCTGGGCGAGATCAAGGCTCAGACCGGCGACCTGCCCCTCGTCCTGCACGGTGGCACCGGCATCCCCGAGGATCAGATCAAGAAGGCCATTTCCCTGGGCATCTCCAAGATCAACGTCAACACCGACCTGCAGCTCGTCTTCGCCAAGGGCGTCCGCGAGTACATCGAGGCTGGCAAGGATCAGCAGGGCAAGGGCTTTGACCCCCGCAAGCTCCTCAAGCCTGGTCGCGACAACATCGTTGCCCGCACCAAGGAGCTCATGGAGGAGTTTGGCTCCGTCAACAAGGCGTAA
- the infC gene encoding translation initiation factor IF-3 — MEVGKIAKSDDTRINDEITASSCRLIGVDGSQLGLFAIRDAQRVADDQGLDLVEIAPNAEPPVCKVMDYGKFKYQQAMKAKAARKNQSKVEVKEMKFRPKIDVGDYETKKGHVLRFLKKGARVKITIMFRGREMAHPEQGLNVLERLAEDLKPYATVESKPKMEGRNMLMLLAPIKGAFDEDKAASDTK; from the coding sequence ATGGAGGTAGGGAAAATAGCTAAGTCTGATGACACCCGCATCAACGACGAGATCACTGCATCTTCGTGCCGTTTGATTGGCGTCGATGGCTCTCAGCTCGGCCTGTTCGCCATCCGCGATGCCCAGCGCGTCGCCGACGATCAGGGTCTCGACCTGGTCGAGATCGCTCCCAACGCGGAGCCGCCGGTCTGCAAGGTCATGGACTACGGTAAGTTCAAGTACCAGCAGGCCATGAAGGCCAAGGCTGCTCGTAAGAACCAGTCCAAGGTCGAGGTCAAGGAAATGAAGTTCCGACCCAAGATCGACGTTGGCGATTACGAGACCAAGAAGGGCCACGTTCTGCGTTTCCTCAAGAAGGGCGCACGCGTTAAGATCACCATCATGTTCCGCGGCCGTGAGATGGCTCACCCGGAGCAGGGTCTTAACGTTCTCGAGCGTCTCGCCGAGGATCTCAAGCCTTACGCTACGGTCGAGTCCAAGCCTAAGATGGAAGGCCGTAACATGCTTATGCTGCTCGCCCCGATTAAGGGCGCCTTCGATGAGGATAAAGCGGCAAGCGATACCAAGTAA
- a CDS encoding glycoside hydrolase family 1 protein, whose protein sequence is MSYVFPEGFLWGGATAANQCEGAWDVDGKGLSVADCTTYKPKVDKKDYAALHGITDEQIKEAEASTDIHVYPKRHGIDFFHRYKEDIALFQEMGFKTLRVSIQWTRLFPTGTEEEPLQAGIDYYRDLFRTMKDAGIEPLVTLHHYEMPLYLANHYDGWGKREVIDFFLRFCEVCFREFGKYVTYWLTFNEIDSVFRHPWTTIGVCTERYPEDKREELIYQCVHNQFVASALATKMLHEMVPGAQMGCMVTRTLTYPENCNPKNMLLAQKDNRDNYFYSDVQVLGEYPQHVLNYWKRKGIHVEFGMGDEAILKQYPVDFVSFSYYMSMVDSIDADKREKVGGNLATGVKNPFLPISDWGWQVDPDGLTYALIDMQDRYHKPLFIVENGLGAYDKVNEDGTIDDDYRIDYFREHIKAIGAAIEEGVDVMGYTPWGCIDLVSMSTCEMDKRYGFIYVDLDNEGNGTYARSKKKSFDWYQKVIATNGADLD, encoded by the coding sequence ATGAGCTACGTGTTCCCCGAAGGCTTTTTGTGGGGCGGTGCCACTGCCGCCAACCAGTGCGAGGGTGCTTGGGATGTGGATGGCAAGGGCCTTTCGGTCGCCGACTGCACCACCTATAAGCCCAAGGTCGACAAAAAGGACTACGCGGCCCTTCACGGCATCACTGACGAACAGATCAAGGAGGCCGAGGCTTCGACCGATATCCACGTGTACCCCAAGCGTCACGGCATCGACTTCTTTCATCGCTACAAGGAGGACATTGCGCTTTTCCAGGAGATGGGCTTCAAGACGCTGCGCGTATCCATCCAGTGGACTCGCCTGTTCCCCACGGGTACAGAGGAAGAGCCGCTCCAGGCCGGCATCGACTACTACCGCGACCTGTTCCGCACCATGAAGGATGCGGGCATTGAGCCACTTGTGACGCTTCACCACTACGAGATGCCGCTCTATTTGGCAAACCACTACGATGGTTGGGGCAAGCGCGAAGTCATCGACTTCTTCTTGCGCTTCTGCGAAGTCTGCTTCCGCGAGTTTGGAAAGTACGTTACCTATTGGCTCACATTCAATGAGATCGACTCTGTGTTCCGCCACCCCTGGACCACGATCGGCGTTTGCACCGAGCGTTATCCCGAGGATAAGCGCGAGGAGCTTATCTACCAGTGCGTGCACAATCAGTTTGTGGCGAGCGCCCTTGCCACCAAGATGCTGCACGAGATGGTTCCCGGTGCTCAGATGGGCTGCATGGTCACGCGCACCCTCACCTATCCCGAGAACTGCAATCCCAAAAACATGCTGCTTGCGCAGAAGGACAACCGCGATAACTACTTCTATAGCGATGTCCAGGTACTTGGCGAGTATCCGCAGCATGTGCTCAACTATTGGAAGCGCAAGGGCATCCACGTCGAGTTCGGCATGGGTGACGAGGCCATTCTCAAGCAGTATCCGGTCGACTTCGTCTCGTTTTCTTATTACATGTCGATGGTTGACTCCATTGATGCGGACAAGCGCGAGAAAGTCGGAGGAAACCTTGCTACCGGCGTCAAGAACCCCTTCCTGCCCATTTCTGACTGGGGTTGGCAGGTCGACCCCGATGGCCTCACCTACGCGTTGATCGATATGCAGGACCGCTACCATAAGCCGCTCTTTATCGTCGAGAACGGTCTTGGCGCCTACGATAAGGTCAACGAAGACGGCACGATTGACGATGACTATCGCATCGACTACTTCCGTGAGCACATTAAGGCCATCGGCGCTGCTATCGAGGAAGGTGTCGACGTGATGGGCTATACCCCGTGGGGGTGCATCGACCTGGTCTCGATGTCGACGTGCGAAATGGACAAACGGTACGGCTTTATCTATGTTGACCTCGACAATGAGGGCAACGGTACCTATGCACGCTCTAAGAAGAAGAGCTTCGATTGGTACCAGAAGGTTATCGCCACCAACGGTGCTGACCTCGACTAG
- the rpmI gene encoding 50S ribosomal protein L35 — translation MPKMKSHSGTKKRFRKTGTGKLMRAKAFKSHILSKKSTKRKRGFRQETEIAAADRKVIKSRLA, via the coding sequence ATGCCTAAGATGAAGTCCCACAGCGGCACCAAGAAGCGTTTCCGCAAGACTGGTACCGGCAAGCTTATGCGCGCCAAGGCTTTCAAGAGCCACATCCTGAGCAAGAAGTCCACCAAGCGTAAGCGTGGCTTCCGTCAGGAGACCGAGATCGCCGCTGCCGACCGCAAGGTCATCAAGTCGCGTCTCGCCTAA
- a CDS encoding AEC family transporter codes for MGGAVAALISQIVIMFILMAIGYFLYRMKIIDRKGTSQMANVVIYVAYPCITLRTLMVDFEPNMIRDAGFCFVLTVVVTLISIPLTRLFFKKEDGVARYGAIFSNSGFIGVPIVMGVFGSEYVFYLSIGVSCLTFFIWTYGVWLVSGDKSQMSFKNCITNPNLIMILIGLVCFFFSIHPPALMATILDDLGALNTGLVMLVLGAYLAQSDMRAVVTSKKAYLVSLVRLVIIPAIVVGILALFPWIDAKVRLTMLIALGAPVASFAAILSEKYGGNYKFGIGLVTLSTILSLVAMPIMLELASLVIV; via the coding sequence ATGGGAGGAGCGGTTGCCGCGCTTATCAGTCAGATCGTCATCATGTTTATCCTGATGGCGATCGGCTATTTTCTCTACCGCATGAAGATTATCGACCGCAAGGGCACGAGCCAGATGGCCAATGTGGTCATCTATGTGGCGTATCCCTGCATTACGCTGAGAACCCTTATGGTCGACTTCGAACCCAACATGATCCGCGACGCGGGATTTTGCTTTGTGCTTACCGTTGTGGTCACACTAATTTCGATTCCGCTCACGCGTCTGTTTTTTAAAAAGGAGGATGGTGTCGCCCGTTACGGTGCCATCTTCTCCAACAGCGGCTTTATCGGGGTTCCCATTGTTATGGGCGTGTTCGGGTCCGAGTACGTCTTCTACCTCTCCATCGGAGTCTCATGCCTCACGTTTTTCATTTGGACGTATGGCGTATGGTTGGTTTCGGGTGATAAGAGCCAGATGTCCTTTAAGAACTGCATTACTAACCCCAATCTCATCATGATCTTGATTGGTCTTGTTTGCTTTTTCTTTTCAATCCATCCGCCCGCGTTGATGGCGACGATTCTCGATGACCTGGGTGCGCTCAATACGGGCCTTGTGATGCTTGTGCTTGGTGCCTATTTGGCGCAGAGCGATATGCGCGCTGTCGTTACGAGCAAAAAGGCCTATCTCGTTAGCTTGGTGAGACTCGTCATCATCCCGGCGATCGTTGTTGGCATATTGGCGCTCTTCCCGTGGATTGATGCCAAGGTTCGCCTCACGATGCTTATCGCTCTCGGTGCACCTGTCGCATCGTTCGCGGCCATCTTGTCCGAGAAATACGGCGGCAACTATAAGTTTGGAATCGGTTTGGTGACGCTGTCCACGATTCTGTCGCTCGTCGCCATGCCCATCATGCTTGAGCTCGCGTCTTTGGTGATCGTATAG
- a CDS encoding PTS transporter subunit EIIC: MAFSEKFEDVMMVVAEKVGDNVYLSAIKDAFTAFMPFVIVGSMGTLLKTLVSSTTTGLAQWVPALAGLEPAFSAINYCTMSFMTVPITFLIGLYLARAKKAPEYPTALVSVAAYISMICTSIKVDGAGTALEAPVSGLLTTQMGAQGLFVGMITAVVFGSLFCWLSKIDQIKIKMPPSVPSGISQSFNVMIPVFIVLVVSAIFGLGFQALTGSYINDWIYGLMQAPLEAAFKTPAGVVIIVVVSQLFWVLGIHGGLIVSPVRNPMFNAAIAANTAALAAGTMPDSPFTMGFWNCFVAPGGAGMTLCLIIAIFLCSKRDEEKAIAKLGFLPGICGISEPVVFGIPLVLNPIYAIPFAFGSGICVAIAMFATSIGFLPCNTVDVPFGVPILLNAFVGHGWQGVVVQVVELVVGVLIWIPFVLANSKLAKKEQEEAAQA; this comes from the coding sequence ATGGCTTTCTCCGAGAAATTCGAAGATGTGATGATGGTTGTCGCAGAAAAAGTAGGCGACAACGTATATCTCTCCGCAATTAAGGATGCCTTTACCGCGTTTATGCCCTTCGTTATCGTGGGTTCTATGGGCACGCTGCTCAAGACGTTGGTCTCTTCCACCACGACGGGGCTTGCACAATGGGTGCCCGCGCTCGCGGGGCTTGAGCCGGCATTTTCCGCTATCAACTACTGCACCATGTCCTTCATGACGGTGCCCATCACCTTCCTGATTGGCCTTTACCTGGCCCGTGCCAAGAAGGCTCCGGAGTATCCGACGGCGCTCGTCTCCGTGGCGGCCTACATCTCCATGATTTGCACCTCCATCAAGGTCGACGGTGCCGGCACGGCTCTCGAGGCTCCGGTGTCTGGTCTTCTTACCACTCAGATGGGCGCTCAGGGTCTTTTTGTCGGCATGATCACGGCCGTTGTGTTCGGTTCGCTTTTCTGCTGGCTCTCTAAGATCGACCAGATCAAGATCAAGATGCCTCCTTCGGTTCCCTCTGGTATCTCCCAGTCCTTCAACGTTATGATCCCGGTCTTTATTGTCCTCGTCGTGAGCGCTATCTTCGGCCTTGGCTTCCAGGCCCTTACCGGCTCCTATATCAACGATTGGATCTACGGCCTTATGCAGGCTCCGCTCGAGGCGGCCTTCAAGACTCCGGCTGGCGTTGTCATCATCGTTGTCGTGTCCCAGCTCTTCTGGGTTCTCGGTATCCATGGCGGTCTCATTGTTTCCCCGGTGCGCAACCCCATGTTCAATGCTGCAATCGCCGCCAACACCGCCGCCCTTGCCGCTGGCACCATGCCCGATTCTCCGTTCACCATGGGTTTTTGGAACTGCTTCGTTGCTCCCGGTGGCGCCGGTATGACCCTCTGCCTCATCATCGCTATTTTCCTGTGCTCCAAGCGCGATGAGGAAAAGGCTATCGCCAAGCTCGGTTTCCTGCCTGGCATCTGCGGCATCTCCGAGCCCGTCGTCTTCGGTATCCCTCTGGTCTTGAACCCGATCTACGCGATTCCGTTTGCCTTTGGTTCCGGTATCTGCGTCGCCATCGCCATGTTCGCCACCTCTATCGGCTTCCTTCCCTGCAACACCGTTGACGTGCCCTTTGGTGTGCCCATCCTGCTTAATGCCTTTGTTGGCCATGGCTGGCAGGGTGTTGTGGTCCAGGTCGTCGAGCTCGTCGTGGGCGTCCTTATCTGGATCCCCTTCGTCCTCGCCAACAGCAAGCTGGCCAAGAAGGAGCAGGAAGAGGCTGCTCAGGCCTAA